DNA from Rubripirellula lacrimiformis:
ATCACCGGTGCCGGCGGCATTGAATTGCAACTTCTAGGAATCGGTTCCAACGGACACATCGCATTCAACGAACCTGGATCACCAGCCGATAGCCGGACTCGCAAGGTTGCATTGACGCAGGAAACAATCGACGCCAATTCACGCTTCTTTGATTCAATCGACGACGTGCCACGAACCGCCATCACCATGGGCATCGGTACGATCTTGGAATCCCGCCGGATCGTGTTGATTGCAACTGGAACATCCAAGGCCGAAGCCGTTGCGGCAGCGATCCGTGGCCCACGCACGATCGACTGCCCCGCATCGCTGTTGCAATCGCACGACGACGTCACGCTTGTCATCGACCAAGCGGCCGCTGCCCAACTTTAAACGCAGCTTGCCGTTCACTTCGAAAGCGAGCGTCAGAAGATCACGGTCGCCGGCAAGCCAAGCAGTCGATACACGTTGGCGATGACGACGGTCCAAGCCCGCCCATCGATGATGGGGTGTGCAACCGTGCGATTTGAACGCGCGTTCCCGCCGGTCCAGTCGGGTTCATGAAGCCGGTGTGAACGGTGGATGAATACTGGGTGATTGCCCCCCTGCGCGACACGGACAATTGCTAAGTTCGCCGCCTTCGTCGAGCCACCGCGTTGATGCTTCGACGCATCACGCACTTCGATCCTGCCCACCGATCACAATCGCGGGCAGGCGGTCTCGGCCACCACCGCCTGGGGGATCGAACCACCGTGAACGGCAACGCGAATTCCGCGCCACGATTACTGGCCACCGCTGTGGCCGCGTTCGGCGTTTACTTTTGCATGTATGCATTTCGCAAACCGTTCACTGCGGGCACCTTTGCGGACCAAGAACTGTTTGGGTTTGGTCTGAAGACGGCGCTGGTGGTTGCGCAACTGCTCGGCTATGTCGTATCCAAGTTCATCGGCGTGAAGATCATTTCGGAAATGCCCAGTCGCTACCGCGTGGTGACGATCGCTGGCCTGATCGGTTTTTCGGAACTGGCCTTGGTCGGATTTGCATACGCACCGATGCCCATCAAACCGATGATGTTGTTTTTCAACGGCCTACCGCTGGGGATGATCTTTGGGTTGGTGCTGGGATTCTTAGAAGGTCGCAAGCAAACCGAAGCACTCTCTGCCGCGCTGTGTGCCAGTTTCATCGTGTCATCGGGCGTTGTGAAATCGGTTGGCCGCTGGCTGATTGCTGACGTCGGCGTCAGCGAATTTCAGATGCCGATGTGGGTTGGACTGATCTTTTTGCCGCCACTGTTTGTCGCCCTTGCCGTTCTGCAAAGCACGCCACCACCGGATCAAGACGATCGTCGACTGCGCCGCGAACGCAATGTGATGACGGGCCAACAACGAAAGGATTTCTTTCTTCGATACTGGCCGGGACTGTGCCTGTTGTTCTTTGTCTACATCGCGTTGACGATCGCCAGAACGGTGCGAGACGACTTTGCGGTTGAAATCTGGCAGGGCCTGGGGATCGACCAACAACCTTCGATCCACGCCACGTCGGAAACGATCGTCGCAGTGATCATCACAGCGCTCAGTGGCATGGCTGCCTGTTTTCGAGACAACATTCTGGCCATGCGGATCACAACGTTGGCGATGATGACCGCGTTCGTGGTGGTGTCGGCGTCGGCGATGGGAATTCGATATGGACTGCTATCACCGATCGTGTTCATGGTTGCCTGCGGAGTCGGACTGTACGTCCCGTACGTGCTGTTCCACACGACCGTGTTCGAGCGATTGATCGCCGCATCCAAGGTGCCTAGCAATTTGGGATTCTTGATCTACATCGCCGATTCACTAGGCTACCTCGGCTACGCAGTCGTCATGCTGTTGCCGATATCTTCGGGCCAGCCGCACGAAACGCTGCCGTTTTTTGGCAGTCTGCTGATCACGGTCGCCGTCGTGTCGATCGCAGCTCTGGCGATGGCCAATGGATACTTCCGCCGCACGCTTGCC
Protein-coding regions in this window:
- the nagB gene encoding glucosamine-6-phosphate deaminase, encoding MTSDPKLTILDGPDEVADHVAGIFADAVVANPSVVLGLATGGSPVATYGRLIDRHRTAGLDFSRVTTFNLDEYIGLGPDHPQSFRHFMQQQLFDHVNVNLAKTHVPDGCCRDLDAHVAAYEAAITGAGGIELQLLGIGSNGHIAFNEPGSPADSRTRKVALTQETIDANSRFFDSIDDVPRTAITMGIGTILESRRIVLIATGTSKAEAVAAAIRGPRTIDCPASLLQSHDDVTLVIDQAAAAQL
- a CDS encoding DUF5690 family protein, whose protein sequence is MNGNANSAPRLLATAVAAFGVYFCMYAFRKPFTAGTFADQELFGFGLKTALVVAQLLGYVVSKFIGVKIISEMPSRYRVVTIAGLIGFSELALVGFAYAPMPIKPMMLFFNGLPLGMIFGLVLGFLEGRKQTEALSAALCASFIVSSGVVKSVGRWLIADVGVSEFQMPMWVGLIFLPPLFVALAVLQSTPPPDQDDRRLRRERNVMTGQQRKDFFLRYWPGLCLLFFVYIALTIARTVRDDFAVEIWQGLGIDQQPSIHATSETIVAVIITALSGMAACFRDNILAMRITTLAMMTAFVVVSASAMGIRYGLLSPIVFMVACGVGLYVPYVLFHTTVFERLIAASKVPSNLGFLIYIADSLGYLGYAVVMLLPISSGQPHETLPFFGSLLITVAVVSIAALAMANGYFRRTLAEPSL